ttatttttgtttgatctCACTTGAACCATCCTCCCGCAGAAGTACAGAGGTGGTGGCGGCGGTGGAGGAGGGACGCTTGGCTGTGACGCATGATGGTTACTGCGCCAAGCAGGTGGAGTGGGCGTGTACGGCAGGGAGAAACGCCCCTCATCGGCCGAAGAGCGCAGCTTGGTGGCGTAGTCGTCGTAGATAGCCCCGCCCACCGACGTAGGAGAGGAGGCTGAGGACACGAATGGCGAGGCTTGGTGCGGATTGGGGTGGGCGGAGTGATGGGAGGGGTGGTGACCGGGGCTGTGGGCGGACTGAGAACGGGCGGCAGCTGCTGAGGAAGAGTTGAGGAAGTTTGGCTGGTGGTGTGGGAGGACATCGGAACATGGAAGGATCCCGGATGTACCATTCTGCAATAAGAGagagtaaaaacaaaataatatatctataaattacacaaatttgatccAGATAccaaattgatatcaatatCTCGAGTGCGTGGATATAGGTCTTCACGTAAAATATTATCGATAACCAGAAGGGATAACGGGCAAAACAAATAgagaatttaaatttttttaacatttgctGCAATATGAATCATGTTCCACGCGCATCACTTAAATTCCGACCGAGGTGGAATACGTCATCATCCACCCCCGAAGACAAAATCCGGAGAGTGAAATGCTGGGGaggaaaatgatttattttttaaatggggTCATGATAATTTTGTGACACTTACCAGTGTTGGAGATTTTTGCCATGAGCCTCCGTAACTTTGTTGATCAGAGCTCTGCACACCATAGCCTTCCCTCAGTAAATCTGTTTTGAAAGGAAAAGCGAAATATTTGAGAAATGATGATGGTACTAATGACGATGATTCACATTGGGGAtacacattaatatttattttgtatggcTCTGTTATAAAACACTTGCAGATCATTGGTCGAATTACTATttaatttcttgatgaaaagTAGCAGTTTTCAGCGAATGTTTAAAGCATGGATGGCTGAAAAGTTCAGGATGTAATCTTTGTTGGTAGCTTACTGGTATACGAGCACTAGATAATCTAAACAATCCCTTTTCGAAATCTCACCCAAAAAAAAGCCGTTGGAAAAAAGTTATAATGGCCACTTCTAATACTGTTTTACATGTTTACCAACGCTTTACACATGAtttaaatgaaatgagaaaaattagatttttgtgcAGAAAATGTCAACACCAATAtattggctcagttggtagagcatccgtctcacaaccgaAGGTCGGGCCGCGTCAGTCCAAAAGACATAAAAAGATGAGAGTAATGAGTTGCTGCGACAACATTTAAGGGATAGAGTATCGTCGATCAGGCTCTGCACATTGGCTGGAAAAGGAATTTTCTATATCAGATTGATGTATTTGTGGATCGTATTTcgaaaaattatggattttcattttcttcattttcatttcattgaaacAATTCAAGACCCTTAAACACAAACTTGAATGATTCATTATATAGTTAATTTGTACAACTAATCGCACATAATGATTCAATCTTAATTTAACTGTATATGATCAAGCGTTATGGTTTGTGAGATAGGTCCCAGAAAATTGAGAATCCGTTGTCGATATCATGGAGGTGCCGTGGTCGATTGGTCTAAGGCCTGATtgtacatggaaagtccggggttcgatacCCGGCCGCGGGACCTATGCacatgagcaaggcatttaatcgacaatgctctttttctgcattaaaaaaaaggaaatgctatacgcattcttggtaactatAGGTGTgcacatgtttttaaaaaagggttGTCGATTGAGTCACGTGATCTATGTCTCAATGGATCAATTAACATGTGGGTAGGTGCTATCAATGCTATATTCAAATTGACAAAGTATGACCAATGGGGGTCGATCCAGCTAATGAATAACAAATTTAAATTTACTGACAAAATAACATCTGTGATAAAATCCTTACTCATActaaaaacttaaaaaatatatatcgatacaaataaagatatgattttATGATGATTGATAATGACAACAGATAAATGTataagagaaaaataatttttcagaatttatttctattttacatGGTCTTCTCAAGGTAACTTTGAGAATAAAATATTGGTCGTAAAACGGCTGAGCCAAATACAAgtttgaatatgtatatattatacgCATCCTTGGAGGGCGGTTGTTAAATTATTTTGCTTTTCTGTGAATATCGCATTCGTCAATTACCGACGGTTTCATAATAGAAAACGGCCGATAGCGCATCGTAATTATCCGGACAATTAACAATTCAAAGATATATCTAGGCAATATAATTGAGCGCATAAAATGATGACACGGGGGTtaaaatttgtttgtttattcagTATTTTTAATCCCTTCTATTGATGATGGCAAGCGGGAAAATGGCCCAAGAGCTACTGAACTGAAGAAGCAGCAGCAGTTGCGGTTGATctcaaataacaataaaaacaatgaaagtaAATACTGATGACTATTCAAATTTCCGACATTGCCATGAGTATCGAAGAAGTTTTTCCCCAACCTGTTAAACGTGggtttgaaatatttattgttttagaATCTCTCATACTCTGTTGGTGAAGAAAACAAATTCGAATTATATAAAATCGTCACAGTTATGTAAGGACAAATCCGTTATCAGATGTAGTTGGGTAACTATTTTCCAGCTTGATATCAACGATTTCTTGCTTACTTCCTTACTTCCTTACccatttcttactttttttgcTCGGATTCGAAAATGCATCTACATGACCCCTCGCTATCCGagtaaaaataaatcatcttAGGGAAAGTGCGTTATCATGAAACCTACAACCCAAGCTCATTGTGATCTCTCGTTTTTTCTTCTCTTACTGTAAAGATTAAATTTTACAATATTAGCCGTATATTGAAACAAcagcaccccccaaaaaatgagagagaaagagagagaagatatAGAAAtacaaggaaagaaaaaaacaagaggAAAAGCAGTGAAACGgaagaagacaaaaaaatatataaaaaaagtaataaaaaattgaaagaaatacaaatgaaagaaaagaagagaaaaaagataaatgaaagggTAGAAGCAAAATAgcaaacaaaaaacagaaaataaacagaagaaaaagaaaaaggaaatagaaaaagaaaattgtaaaataaaaaaattacttttagaaaaaatatactATCTATTTACCAGAACGATTAAATCAAAatgttgattgattggttgcatttattctttttcattccaaaattcatcaaaaatgtATATTCAATGTAAGgaaaagcaaaaaatataatatacagaaattaAAAACGGAACCCagtggaaagcaaagcttgttagtatgggttccctgcaataaatagttgattaaagtatatatttcttcaatgaaattcaaatcgtaaattaaaaatgtttaacaTTGAAAAAGAATAATGGGGTCAAGCTTTTTATGCCTTCTAACTATGTGaccattaaacaaaattatattacaTCATACCCCAGGTCTATAAAACAAACCTGAGTTTAAAAGAATGCTAACAGGTAATCACTGTTTATCAGGTGCAAAAATAGTCAATTTTAACTGCTTACTAAACTAAAGAAACAAAGAAGACGAAGACTGAAGAcgacgcacagtgggccagaatgagttgaaagtgcgccaaaattattttccgtgttatatttttactttaacacgtagattaagggtaattttgggcgtagaatcgactgaacataatttaaagcccatatgacgtcactttgataccatattttgatTGACTGCTTAAAACCTAtatgtgaaaagaaaaattacgccaaactttgtgttatgtgttactttaagattgatcAGAGtaaatgttggtttatgcttctcacatgcctaacaAGTGTGTAcgagatcctgaaaataattttatggtatcaaaatgatcattagattaaaaaagtactttaaaatctgaaaaatattaaccgtgctttatcaagctaTGTAGACTTgttaaaacgcagagtatataacacaacgaatgttttactatgatgagggtttttggctgaaattattctacaaataacttttatctctggaagagggctgggtagcccttatatgcgttatcaaccttcattttgtttacattatgcccggaatttcatggaatggaaggggaatcgtccccgccgtgcaaaattgcaaaaatgaacggcaatgtacaccccacacggtgcgctgcgatgactgcacggtataaaaatgaccgttttttaacaggtttttggggtgatgtctcaagtaaaatcggctctaacataaaaacaggcaaaaacgggcagctagatttggtatcgacttaaagcttagacaccgggtaaaatgatgatgatagaatttaaacggaaatcAAAACGTTTCTCATGttaatgcaaaaaacatgaatTATCAGCACATTTCGATTACAAATGAGCTCCTTATTCATTTCTCCCCGTATTTATAACCAAATTCTGGTACCGCTCCGACACCTCCATACCAACGCTAAACCAAGGTTCATCACCGCAATGGATCGCTACTTTAACGCCCAGCACCGTTCCAGCAATCCCGTGTCCGCTCGGAAAACGCTTACAACCGCACCACCAAAGTTTGCGAACCGTTTAATCACCGGCCGGGCAACGCTGGCGAAGTAGCGGTTGTCCAGCGTTCAATATTTCTGCGTTTGCCTAGCGGACCCAAGCGTTCACGAACTTTCGTCTAGCAGTGACTGGGCGTTGTTAGAGCGGTAGTCAACTTTGCTGGAGCGGAAAATTGCCCGCTCCtcaccgctcgcaatattttgagcagctcaaaactttcggAGCGGTAGGAGGGACCATCAGCGGTGGCCGAGCGTATTCGGCGTTGCCTTAACGGATGCCAACTTTGGTTAAACGGTGGTGAACGGTAGCGAGCGGTGATGATTTTTTCTCTCCGCTCCCcgaccgctccaacaacgctcgggcggtgtgaccaggccttaAGATTTCACGATGGAACACATTAAATTTAACCTATTAAAGAAAAGATACCTGAATAAACTTGAAATATATACCTGAATATGGAAGAACAGTTGTGTGGTGGCTCTGGTTATCAACGGGTTGAGGtgattggtggtgatgatggtgatggtggatGTTGGATACCCCACTAAGAGGATAATCACTAAGTGGTTTCCTTGGCAACACGACAGGTGAATGAATCGTGGTCATGTGTCCCATCTGAGTTCCTCTCGTAAAATCACTATCAGGATACAGCTGAAGATTTCTAGTAAAATATAAAAACGAACGAAGAAGAGAAAATTTTAAACTcagaacattttattttcatttattttatgaaaagtttcctgatacaaaacaaaaatgtagaTAACCAGACAAATAGACAGATAACTAATTAACTAAATgagtaattaaataaataaagcaattgaTTAACAGATAGCTAACTAATAAATGCATCCATCGAtgctttttattaattttttaaccatttgtatattatttttcaattcattgattttgttcattcatttatttagtcatTATTCGTGTCAGTTATTcgtaaatttatttatattttcattctttctacattgcataatatatttttttcgatTGAGCttgcaaaaatatataatgCTTTTTTGTGAAGCAACTGTCTATTTCTGTGtcatttttactccattttataGCATGCATTAGAATTACACGTTCATCATAATTCCGTATGTATGTCCTTCAAGaggtttgttattatatttgtatcgtatgttctttatttatattacaaaacaaaatagatgAAATATCGAACGATAAATTAATGTAATTTAAAATCTGAAATGTTGTTAAGCTTTCGTGATTGTATATAAGAACGTCTTATTAACTTATACAtgctaatgaaaaaaaaattatgaatagaTCTTGTGATGAAATGCAATTTATTACAGAAGGGCAATATAATCACCTTCAATAGAAATGAAAGGTTTGTTTGACCTTTTATCAGATAAAAGTAACAGGTAGAAAGAATTAATCCAGAAAATAGGAACATGAATGTCATTGATGAATGAACTGCAATTACAAAGTTAAAggacagtggcgtaatgaggaaataatttttaaagggGGTCAGACATCGCATATGAGCAAGCTGCGAGTGAGCAAAGAGAGTGATAAATTTCTGACCTTTTTtgacacaaaaataaaattttgtgatagatagTGACATGATATTTAGAAGGTAGTATCatttttcaccttttccctttcttatccattcctcctttttttctttgtcgtgaaattttttggggggtcagtGATATAAGGAAAATGGAAATTCACATTTATACAATGTTGGATTATTTCAAGCAGAAAATCCGATTAGACAtactaaattaaaaatataaaaaacaaaatcacgAATTAATTTGGAAATAAGTTACAAAGAattgggggggggagaaaaatgtttgaaatacattgtatatatatgtatgacttTTCTAATTTCATCATAATATGGAACTTAACAAATCTTAGAGAAACAGTTAAGAAAAACTTTAAGCCTCTTTAAGAAATGATTTCGTGTGTTACTTGCATTTAAGGTCACTAAGGTGAATGGATGTTAATAAATATTATAGCATcggcaaaataaaaatattgtcataTTAGCGTCTTAGggatttcaaattttcatatttatatcatTCCTTGTTAAACTTCACAAAAATGCTTCTCAGAATTCAGAGTTTCCGATGAAGCTATATTAGTCAAGTAAATAATTTAAGTACTTAACAAAAATCGAGGAGTGGCAATGAAAGCATTTACAAGAGGTTGAGAATACAAACGACGCACGAAAATGTATTTATGCATTTATACAGTCGAgtgtaactttaaaagtttgaCTTCCAAGGCGCCAAATCtcctctgtagagtgctcaataCGCATAAGGTTTAGAATGGTTTGAAAAGATTTGTGAAAAGACTCGACCAGTGATACAATTTTGGGGTCTTGAGGAAGATTATTCCACAAAGTGATGATGATATATCTGCGTGTTCCGAATTCATTTTGAAAGATGAAGATTGAACTTTATTCTTTCATCAACttgattccatttttattttatcttgagAAGTGATGACATTGAATTCTAACTGAATTTGTAATCGGTATTATTTCATCTCTTTCAATAAATAGGGCAGAAAAGTCTGGCATTCCTGGAATGTTTCAATTGGCCGAagaaattgattgattaatcTAAGTTTCATGCGGGGAAAAAATGAGAGGAAATAGCGCCGTGTAATGTCGAAAAGGATTTCTATAATAACATAATTACTCCccaatgacatt
The genomic region above belongs to Lytechinus pictus isolate F3 Inbred chromosome 12, Lp3.0, whole genome shotgun sequence and contains:
- the LOC135156169 gene encoding protein glass-like; its protein translation is MEKLYYSTPSPLEPSPYRPRSPPAGHGERTLIPSHSLPVHTSLPGYEGNPTPVHLSAYNTGPQPMKNLQLYPDSDFTRGTQMGHMTTIHSPVVLPRKPLSDYPLSGVSNIHHHHHHHQSPQPVDNQSHHTTVLPYSDLLREGYGVQSSDQQSYGGSWQKSPTLNGTSGILPCSDVLPHHQPNFLNSSSAAAARSQSAHSPGHHPSHHSAHPNPHQASPFVSSASSPTSVGGAIYDDYATKLRSSADEGRFSLPYTPTPPAWRSNHHASQPSVPPPPPPPPLYFCGRMVQVRSNKNKSEHKKSSNQCNICGKSYARPSTLKTHMRTHSGEKPYHCPTCQKSFSQTANLTAHMRTHSGEKPFRCLICNRQFSQSSSVTTHMRTHSGERPYRCAYCRKAFADSSTLTKHLRIHSGEKPYQCKICLLRFSQSGNLTRHMKVHKNE